Part of the Zea mays cultivar B73 chromosome 4, Zm-B73-REFERENCE-NAM-5.0, whole genome shotgun sequence genome is shown below.
AGACAAATAAACAACAAAGAAAAATAGAGGTAGGTATTCGCCTGTACATGCTCATACCTATGCAGccctgaagaagaaaatgaaagtaGATATTATTCAAGTTCACCTGTTTCGACTAGGCAATCTGTGCTCTAAAAATCACACTGTATAATTTTTATCCTACCAAATGAAATCAACCAATCTGTGCTCCACCCCGACAGGCGGCCAGGCGGCGGCTCCATCCCGACGGCGGCCAGGCGGCTTCTTCATCACAGAGGACATGACGCCACCAGGTCAAAGAGTAGACCCTTTTTGGCTTCCTGCAGGGTAAGTTCTTCTCATTTATCTTTGTTTTGGGCATGAGCATCTGGTACCAAGAACCTGGTGATGTTTGTAGTATGCATAAATTTGATGGTGGGTCCATTCACAGGATGGACCCTAATTCAAGTTACTTGCTGAAAATCAGACTCACTGGTAATCCTAAAAAGCGCCGGAAGGAGTTTTCATGCTTTAATATCACCAAGGTTGTAGATTCTGATGTTTGCAATTTCAAGGACCTTGTCGAAGAAATTGTTGATAAGTACCCCCATGGATACAATGAGATAGTTCATGTTTTTTACTATGATAACGTTGAAAAAACATTTCCACAAATCACAACAGACCAAGAACTTCTTAAAATGTTTAGCAAACATGCTGACAGCAAGGTAGTGTGTATGACCATTACATACACTGAGCCCACAGATGATGTCCCTATCCCAAAGTGTTATGCTGATGAGGTTTTAGATATCCCAGACACACCTTCTATGGCATGTCCATCTCTAGTGGTAGGTAGCCAGCTCACTGAACCTACAAGCCAATCCACTAAACCTTGTACTAGCAAACCTTCCATAGATCAGGATGGTGATGATGATTATTTGGCAAATCCTGAACCACATAATGAACATGTGGGTGTGGACGACGAAATCCTATATTTGGCAAATCTTGAACCATATAATGAACATGTGGGTGTGTCCAGAGCTCATCAGAATGTTAGTGAGGGCAGTGACTCTGAATCTGGATCTGAATCTGATGAAGAGTATGAAGAAGAAGATGGATTAATTGGAAAAGATCCTCCGCCACCTATGCCAATTATTTGTTATGACAAACTTGACCCTCCAATGAGTGTAGGAAGCATATATCCCAACATGCAAGCATTTAAGTTGGCATTATCTCAGCATGTTGTAAACCATGAATTTGAGTTTAACACTGAAAAGAGTGACCCAGGGCGATTGAGGGCATATTGTTCAAGGAAAAGAGAAGAAGGGTGTAGATGGAGGATACATGCTTCGACAATGAAGGATAATGTGACGATAAAGGTAATTTATGTGGTTTAGGATATCTAACATTTTACTATAATTAGATTGGAAATTATTTAAGCAACAATTGTATTTGTTGGAGTGTATGCAGGTGAAGAAGAACCCACATCGACATGGTTGTTCTAGTTTAAGAAGAAGTAAAACTGTGAAGAATGCAACTAAATTTTGGGTCTGTGAAATTGTGAAAGATTGGATCATGGAGGATGCAAGGTTGACAGCTAAAGAATTGCAGAGGAGGATAAAAGATAAGCATAAGGTAGATGTGCCTTACAAAAGAGTGTACGATGGTATGCTTTTTGCCCAAACACAACTATTTGGTAGCTGGGACAACAACTTTAATAACTTATATAGGTTCAAAAAAGAGGTAGAAAGATGTTGTCCTGGTAGTGTTGTAGTGATTGATAATCATATGGTAAATGAGAAGATCCGGTTCAATAGACTATTCTTTGCTATGAAACCATGCATAGAAGGTTTCCTTAGAGGGTGCAGATAgaggtggtaatggatcgtgatccaaatagttcttcacaaaatgtcaaggccctaaataaattatagttcaaaaatgactagaaataaagcccgatcctaacccgcttcgatccttaaatcttatagtgcaaaAATTATAGCCCATTGTCAGCCCTAGGTGCAGACCATACTTAGCAATTGATAGTACATTTTTGACAGGGAGATTTAGAGGACAACTAGCTTGTGCAATAGCTGTAGATGGGCATAACTGGATGTATCCAGTTGTTGTTGGAGTGTTAGGCTCAGAAACAAATGAAAATTGGAGCTGGTTTATGCAGATGCTTAGAGATGCTATTGGAACACCAGAAGGGTTAGCTATTTGCACTGATGCTGGACAAGGAGTGATGGCAGGGGTTAAGGAAGTGTTCCCAAATGCAGAACATAGAGAATGCATGTTACATTTGGTCATGAACTTCAAGAAAAGGTTTAGTGGAAAGATATTTGATGATCATCTTTGGGCAGCCGCATATACATGGAGCCCATACTTGTTTGAGAAGCACTGGACGATAATGGATGAAGCTATGCCGGCAGCAATGGCGTACATAAGGCAATACCATACTAGGATATGGACAAGAAGCCAATTTGGGACCCATTGTAAAGTTGATTATGTGACCAACAATTTGGCTGATTGCTTTAACAATTGGATTAAGAAGTATAAGGGCTTGAATTTGGATGACTTGCTTGATAATATACGACAACTTATTATGAAGAAGTGGGATGTTAGGAGGACAATCTCAAGAAAGATGGAAGGGGTTATTCTACCACGAATCATTAAGGACTTGAAAGAACAAAGCTTTAACTTAGATATGGATGTTCAGCGTAGTGGGGATACACTTGGAGAGGTGTCTGTAAAGGGTGGCAGTGGTTATAAATGTGTTGTCAACCTAGACAAAAGAAGTTGTTcttgtagaaaatgggatgtcACTGGTATTCCTTGCAATCATGCCATTGCATTTATTACATCTCTCAACGAACCATTAGAGAAAtattatcggggaccataattaggggtaccctcaagactcctaattctcagctggtaacccccatcagcataaagctgcaaaggcctgatgggtgcgactaagtcagggatcagtccattcgagcgactcgatcacgcctcgcccgagcctagcctcggacaagggcagccgaccccagagggtttccgtctcgcccgaggcccccctccaacggcagacacatctccggctcgcccgaggccctgccttcgctaagaagcaaccctgactaaatcgccgcaccgaccgaccaagtcgcaagagcatttaatgcaaaggtggcctgacatctttatcctgacgcgtgccctccagcagagccgaagtgaccgccgtcacttcgccgctccactgaccggtctgacagaaggacagcgccgcctgcgccactccgactacagtgccactcgacaaagtgagactgacaggcagtcaggccctgccaaaggcaccataggaagctctgctccgcccgacccagggctcggactcgggctaagtcccggaagacggcgaactccgctctgcccgacccagggctcggactcgggctaagtcccggaagacggcgaactccgctccgcccgacccaaggctcggactcgggctaagacccggaagacggcgaactccgctccgcccgacccacggctcggactcgggctaagtcccggaagacggcgaactccgctccgcccgacctagggctcggactcgggctaagacccggaagacggcgaactctgctccgcccgacccagggctcggactcgggctcagctccagaagacgacgaacttcgctccgcccgaccccagggctcggactccgccctggcctctgccgacgacctccgcctcgcccgacccaggggctcgaactcggcctcggccatggaagacagactcgacctcggcttcggaggagcctccacatcgcccagcctagggcgcaggccagccacgtcaacaggaagcgccatcatcaccctaccccaagctgactcgggccgcagggaacaagaccggtgtcccatctggccagctccgccggataggcaatgatggcgccccgcacgctctgtgacgacggcggctcccagctctcttacggaagcaggtggacgtcaacaaggactcgaccgctccaacagctgtccctccgccaggcaccgtcgctcctccgacggccacgacatcacaccagcagggtgccaagatctctccggctgccacattggcatgtacttagggcgtcagctctcccccgctagacacgtagcactctgctacacccccgttgtacacccggatcctctccttacgcctataaaaggaaggaccagggccctcctagagagggttggtcgtgcggggacgaggatgggacaggcgctctcttggggctgctcgcttccctctcccgtgtggacgcttgtaaccccctactgcaaacgcacccgacctgggcgcgggacgaacacgaaggccgcgggattcccacctctctcacgctggacTCCGGCTGCCTCgctctctcccccctttgtgctcgcccacgcgctcgacccatctgggctggggcacgcggcactcactcgtcggcctgagggacccccggtctcgaaacgccgatagttggcgcgccaggtaggggcctactgcgtgttgacgaacagcttcccgtcaagctccagatgggcagtctccagcaacctctccaacctgggacggtgctctgtttcgggagccttgagttcatgtccttcgacggcagctacgacatgatactccttccaccgccgcgcgacaacgacaatggcggccgacagcccgccctccggcggcggaatcgacgacgtctttcccgcgtggtggaagaacgactttcgagctcgccccgtcctctcccccgccaacggaggaggcggcggggcaaccaaggccaagcaggaggccgcgcctcatcgactgtcgagcgagtcgacgtccctagcgccccaacggggggcgcatcgGGCGTCAACCTCgcatttgagacgaaggcgagcgccgtctccccgcgacatgccaaacccgagcaagtggacgacgccagcgcgcttgcgaaaagcttgcaggacgtcgccctcgtacctgaggcgacggtgcagtcagtcctcgacgtgacttcatcgccgctcgacgaccaaaaggtaccgaccgattcccatcctacgtcatttggactcagcctcaacccgcctagcgaccttgctttggcgggcgctctcgtagaggcgagttcaaaccctctggggtttcgcatgcggtcgccttgggaccggttgacggacgtctcgaccaacgggccctctgggtccgaggaagatgacgatcccaacatctgttgggatttctctggatttggcaaccccagtgccatgcgggacttcatgaccccatgcgactactgcctctccgactgttccgacggtagccgcagcctcgacgacgagggctgcggcccaagccgcgaatgtttccacgtcgatctagggggtccctccgaaggcaatcatctcggcatgccggaggatggtgatctccctaggccggtgcctcgcgctgacatcccgcgggagctagctgtggtccccgttccggcggggggttacgacccacagctcgagctagtccgcggggcgcaggccaggctcgacgagggagcaagagcgcttgagccgatccgccgggacgtcgggcaggtatgggcgggccaacccccggccggagaaatacgtcacctgccccagggtctccagcaccgcgtcgccgatgacgtcagggtcaggccgccgcccgcatccagtggggtcggtcagaacctggctgcagcagcgatgctcctccgcgcgatgccggagccatccaccaccgagggtcggcgaatccaggggaagctcaagaatctcctggaaggcgccgcagtccgacgggccgggagcactgcctcccgaaggcaaggatacccctcggaacctcatgccgcgacttcccgattcatgcgggaagcctcggtctataccgggcgcacgcgcaacaccgcgcctgcggccctgggccgcctcggcaacgagcaccatcatcgcgaccgtcgggcccacctcgacgaaagggtgcgccgaggctatcaccccaggcgtgggggacgctacgacagcggggaggatcgaagtccctcgcccgaaccaccctgtccgcaggccttcagccgggccatccgacgggcgccgttcccgacccggttccgacccccgactactatcacaaagtactcgggggagacgagaccggaactgtggctcgcggactaccgcctggcctgccaactgggtggaacggacgacgacaacctcatcatccacaacctccccctgttcctctccgacaccgctcgcgcctggttggagcacctgcctccggggcagatctccaactgggatgacttggttcaaGCCTTccccggaaatttccagggcacatacgtgcgccccgggaattcctgggacctccgaagctgccggcagcagccgggagagtctctccgggactacatccggcgattctcgaagcagcgcaccgagctgcccaacatcaccgactcagatgtcatcggcgcgttccttgccggcaccacctgccgcgacctggtgagcaagttgggtcgcaagaccaccaccagggcgagcgagctgatggacatcgccaccaagttcgcctctggccaggaggcggtcaaggctatcttccgaaaggacaagcagcccgcatggcactggggttgccgaatccagagaaatcccaacagatgttgggatcgtcatcttcctcggacccagagggcccgttggtcgagacgtccgtcagccggtcccaaggcgaccgcatgcgaaaccccagagggtttgtactcgcctctacaagggcgcccgccaaagcaaggttgctaggcgggttgaggctgagtacaaatgacgtaggatgggaatcggttggtaccttttggtcgtcgagcggcgatgaagtcacgtcgaggactgactgcatcgtcgcctcaggtacgagggcgacgtcctgcaagcttttcgcaagcgcgctggcgccatccacttgctcgggattggcgtgtcgcggggagacggcgctcgccttcatctcaaacgcgaggtcgacgcccaatgcgccccccgttggggtgctagggacgtcgactcgctcgacagccgacgaggcgtggcctcctgcttggccttggttgcctcgcctcctcctccgttggcgggggagaggacggggcgagctcgaatgttgttcttccgccacgcggggaagacgtcgtcgattccgccgccggcgggcgggctgtcggccgccatcgtcgttgtcgcgcggcggtggaaggagtatcatgtcgtagctgccgtcgagggacatgaactcaagactcccgaaacggagcaccgtcccgggttggagaggttgtcggagactgcccatctggagctcgacgggaagctgttcgtcaacacgcagcaggcccctacctggcgcgccaactgtcggcgtttcgtgaccggggggtccctcaggccgacgagtgagtgccgcgtgccccagcccagatgggtcgagcgcgtgggcgagcgcgaaggggggaaaggagcgaggcggccggagaccggcgtgagagaggtgggaatcccgcggccttcgtgttcgtcccgcgcccaggtcgggtgcgcttgcagtagggggttacaagcgtccacgtgggtgagggaagcgagcggccccaagagagcgcctgtcccgtcctcgtcccgcgcggccaacctcctctaagagggccctggtccttccttttatagacacaagtagaggatccaggtgtacaatgggggtgtagcagagtgctacgtgtctagcgagggagagctagtgccctgagtacatgccaatgtggcagccggagagatcttggaacccagctagtgtgatgtcgtggccaacgGAGGAGCAgcggagcctagcggagggacagctgtcggagcggttgtgtccttgctgacgtcctcctgcttccgtaagagagctgagagccgccgtcgtcacagggcatgcggggcgccatcattgcctatctggtggagacagccagatgggacagcggtcttgttctctgcggctcgagtcagctcggggtagggtgatgatggcacttcctgttgacgtggccggcctgcgccctaggttgggcgacgtggaggctcctccgaagccgaggtcgagtctgtcttccatggccgaggccgagtccgagcccctgggtcgggcgaggcggaggtcgtcggcagaggccagggcggtgtccgagccttggggtcgggcgaagcggagttcgtcgtcttctggggctgagcccgagcccgagccctggggtcgggcgaagcagagttcgtcgtcttctggggctgagcccgagcccgagccctggggtcgggcgaagcggagttcgtcgtcttccgggtcttagcccgagtccgagccctgggtcaggcggagcggagttcgccgtcttccggggctgagcccgagtccgagccctgggtcgggcggagcggagttcgccgtcttccgggtcttagcccgagtctgagccctgggtcgggcggagcggagttcgtcgtcttccgggtcttagcccgagtccgagccctgggtcgggcggagcggagttcgccgtcttccggggctgagcccgagtccgagccctgggtcgggcggagcggagttcgccgtcttccgggtcttagcccgagtccgagccctgggtcgggcggagcggagttcgtcgtcttccggggctgagcccgagtccgagccctgggtcgggcggagcggagttcgtcgtcttccgggtcttagcccgagtccgagccctgggtcgggcggagcggagttcgtcgtcttccgggtcttagcccgagtccgagccctgggtcgggcggagcttcctatggcgcctttggcagggcctggcttcctgtcagtatcactctgtcaagtggcactgtagtcgaagtggcgcaggcggcgctgtccttctatcagaccggtcagtggagcggcgaagtgacggcggtcacttcggctctgccggagggcgcgcgtcaggataaaggtgtcaggccacctttgcgttaaatgctcctgcgacttggtcggtcggtgcggcgatttagtcagggttgcttcttagcgaaggcagggcctcgggcgagccgaagatgtgtccgccgttggaggggggcctcgggcgagacgggaaTTCtctgaggtcggctgcccttgtccgaggctaggctcgggcgaggcgtgatcgagtcgctcgaatggactgatccctgacttaatcgcacccatcaggcctttgcagctttatgctgatggggttaccagctgagaattaggagtcttgagggtacccctaattatggtccccgacagtatctGAGAAAAAGAGTACTGAATAGTCAAAATATCATGTTATTGTTCAAATTGAATTATTTTACCTATGAGAGTTTGAACCAAAGCTTCCTGAGGCACCTTGGCTGCAATAGAGATACAAAATTACAAAGATAGGAAATATTTTATAAAAAATCAGAATGCACATATGGACATATGGATACATGTTTTAAATGATTTGTCGAAGTATGCTTACCTAGGAGGAAAACACATTGTCTTGGGTGTTGAGGCAGCAATCACGATGGCACTCTCACATGATGGCTCAgcattctttttccttttctttggagGACCCCTGCAAGGCATGAACAACAATGATAACATGTATAATGGACCCCTTAATATAATCATAAAATCAGAAAAGTGAAATTATATAAGACAACATAGTGCTTACTTCACAGCTACCATAGCAGCTATGTCTTCAGGGTTACCATTCTTACAGTTGTACCAACGGTGGCCATATGACTTGCAAATGGGGCACTGGTGTGATCCCTTCTTTTTTGTGCTACTGCCTGCCTCATAACATCCTTTGAACCTCTCATTATGTCTTCTACCAGCTGTAGATTTTAGAAGTGGTGGATGCATGAAGAAGCCATGATCAGATTCTGGCCATTGGGACTTGTCAGGCATGGCAGGGATAAGAGTGTCATATGCAGCTCTAAATGTCTCAACTGAGTAATATTTGTTAacatatttgtcggcgtttcgagaccgggggtccctcaggccgacgagtgagtgccgcgtgccccagcccagatgggtcgagcgcgtgggcgagcacaaaggggggagagagcgaggcggccggagtccggcgtgagagaggtgggaatcccgcggccttcgtgttcatcccgcgcccaggtcgggtgcgcttgcagtagggggttacaagcgtccacgcgggagagggaagcgagcggccccaagaaagcgcctgtcccgtcctcgtccccgcgcggccaaccttctctaagagggccctggtccttccttttataggcgtaaggagaggatccaggtgtacaacgggggtgtagcagagtgctacgtgtctagcgggggagagctgacgCCCTAAGTGCATGcctatgtggcagccggagagatcttggcaccctgctggtgtgatgtcgtggccgtcggaggagcgacggtgcctggcggagggacagctgttggagtggTCGAGTCCTTGTTGACATCCACCTGCTTCTGTAAGagagctgggagccgccgtcgtcacagagcgtgcggggcaccatcattgcctatctggcggagctggccagatgggacaccggtcttgttccctgcggcccgagtcagcttggggtagggtgatgatggcgcttcccgttgacgtggctggcctgcgccctaggctgggcgatgtggaggctcctccgaagccgaggtcgagtctgtcttccatggccgaggccgagtccgagcccctgggtcgggcgaggcggaggtcgtcggcagaggccagggcggagtccgagccctggggtcgggcggagcgaagttcgtcgtcttctggggctgagcccgagttcgagccctgggtcgggcggagcagagttcgccgtctttcgggtcttagcccgagtccgagccctgggtcgggcggagcggagttcgccgtcttccgggacttagcccgagtccgagccctgggtcgggcggagcggagttcgccgtcttccgggtcttagcccgagtccgagccctgggtcgggcggagcggagttcgccgtcttccgggacttagcccgagtccgagccctgggtcgggccgagcggagttcgctgtcttccgggacttagcccgagtccgagccctgggtcgggcggagcggagcttcctatggtgcctttggcagggcctgactgcctgtcagtctcactctgtcgagtggcactgtagtcggagtggcgcaggcggcgctgtccttctgtcagaccggtcagtggagcggcgaagtgacggcggtcactttggctctgccggagggcgcgcgtcaggataaagatgtcaggccacctttgcattaaatgctcctgcgacttggtcggtcggtgcggtgatttagtcagggttgcttcttagcgaaggcagggcctcgggcgagccggagatgtgtctgccgttggaggggggcctcgggcgagacggaaaccctctgaggtcggctgcccttgtccgaggctaggctcgggcgaggcgtgatcgagtcgctcgaatggactgatccctgacttaatcgcacccatcaggcctttgcagctttatgctgatgggggttaccagctgagaattaggagtcttgagggtacccctaattattgtccccgacagtagcccc
Proteins encoded:
- the LOC118477076 gene encoding uncharacterized protein → MQVKKNPHRHGCSSLRRSKTVKNATKFWVCEIVKDWIMEDARLTAKELQRRIKDKHKVDVPYKRVYDGMLFAQTQLFGSWDNNFNNLYRFKKEVERCCPGSVVVIDNHMVNEKIRFNRLFFAMKPCIEGFLRGCRPYLAIDSTFLTGRFRGQLACAIAVDGHNWMYPVVVGVLGSETNENWSWFMQMLRDAIGTPEGLAICTDAGQGVMAGVKEVFPNAEHRECMLHLVMNFKKRFSGKIFDDHLWAAAYTWSPYLFEKHWTIMDEAMPAAMAYIRQYHTRIWTRSQFGTHCKVDYVTNNLADCFNNWIKKYKGLNLDDLLDNIRQLIMKKWDVRRTISRKMEGVILPRIIKDLKEQSFNLDMDVQRSGDTLGEVSVKGGSGRSAPYVRVVTSWPAVGGAREESGTGRSLFWWLRAACVCICMHDACKPKGGQLPERAYVMERTKRQCRETRRDV